Within Alphaproteobacteria bacterium, the genomic segment GGAGACGGACATGAGGCAATCACGGTTCACCGAGGAACAGATCATCGCGATTTTGGCTGAGCAGGAGCGTGGCCTGAAGACGGCGGAGGTCTGCCGCGAGCACGGCATC encodes:
- a CDS encoding transposase, which produces MRQSRFTEEQIIAILAEQERGLKTAEVCREHGI